The following proteins are encoded in a genomic region of Clostridium kluyveri:
- the modA gene encoding molybdate ABC transporter substrate-binding protein yields the protein MKRTKKILSLILFSLIAFLAAGCGNTAENSKDQKSGTSTKITLTVSAAASLKDSMNEIKELYVKENANAAITYNFGASGTLQKQIEQGAPADIFMSAATKQMDELKNKNLMVNDTIKNLLQNDVVLVVPKDSTKVKSFEDLTSDTVQKIALGEPKSVPAGQYAEEVLTNLNILDKVKPKAVYGKDVKEVLTWVETGNADAGIVYKTDALVSDKVTIAATAPENSHKAVVYPVGVVKDSKNAEAAKSFLKFLSGDKAKAVFEKYGFKMGE from the coding sequence TTGAAAAGAACTAAAAAAATTTTATCTTTAATTTTGTTTTCACTCATTGCATTTTTGGCTGCAGGTTGTGGCAATACTGCTGAAAATTCAAAGGATCAAAAATCCGGTACTTCAACAAAGATAACATTAACTGTATCTGCTGCTGCCAGTTTAAAAGATTCCATGAATGAAATTAAAGAATTGTATGTTAAAGAAAATGCAAATGCTGCAATTACATACAATTTTGGAGCCTCCGGTACCTTGCAAAAGCAAATTGAACAGGGTGCACCGGCAGATATATTTATGTCCGCTGCGACAAAACAGATGGATGAACTCAAAAATAAAAATTTAATGGTAAATGATACTATTAAAAATCTTTTGCAAAATGATGTAGTACTAGTTGTACCAAAAGATTCGACCAAAGTTAAAAGCTTTGAGGATTTAACATCAGATACTGTTCAAAAAATAGCTCTAGGGGAACCTAAGAGTGTGCCTGCGGGACAATATGCAGAAGAAGTACTTACAAACCTAAATATATTGGATAAAGTTAAACCGAAGGCTGTTTATGGAAAAGATGTAAAAGAAGTTTTAACCTGGGTTGAAACAGGAAATGCAGATGCAGGAATTGTTTATAAAACTGATGCACTGGTATCTGATAAGGTTACAATTGCAGCTACTGCACCTGAGAATTCTCATAAAGCTGTGGTGTATCCTGTAGGAGTAGTTAAAGACAGCAAAAATGCAGAAGCAGCTAAAAGCTTTTTAAAGTTCCTGTCTGGTGATAAAGCTAAAGCAGTATTTGAGAAATATGGATTTAAGATGGGAGAATAG
- the modB gene encoding molybdate ABC transporter permease subunit has translation MNFDISPAWISVKTTFIATIITFFVGIAAAYWMTNYNGKFKSAVDTIFTLPLVLPPTVVGFFLLLIFGKNGPMGKLLLKIGTNLIFSWPAAVIAAAIIAFPLMYRTTKGAFEQVDNNIVNAARTLGVSSWKIFWRVILPLAWPGIAAATILSFARALGEFGATLMVAGNIPGRTQTIPLAIYFAAESGEMDKALMWVILIVIISTVVIFLMNYWNEHEKRNVYGVRRE, from the coding sequence ATGAATTTTGATATTTCACCGGCATGGATTTCAGTAAAAACTACTTTTATAGCTACTATCATAACATTTTTTGTTGGAATTGCTGCTGCCTATTGGATGACCAATTATAATGGAAAATTTAAAAGTGCTGTGGATACTATATTTACATTGCCTCTTGTACTGCCCCCTACGGTAGTGGGATTCTTTCTGCTGCTTATATTTGGGAAAAATGGACCCATGGGTAAACTTTTGTTGAAAATTGGTACCAACTTGATTTTTTCATGGCCTGCCGCGGTTATAGCTGCAGCTATTATTGCTTTTCCTTTGATGTATAGGACAACTAAAGGGGCTTTTGAACAGGTGGACAATAATATTGTAAATGCGGCCAGAACTCTTGGAGTATCTTCCTGGAAAATTTTCTGGAGGGTTATACTGCCTCTGGCATGGCCAGGCATAGCTGCAGCTACAATTCTTTCTTTTGCAAGAGCTCTTGGAGAATTTGGAGCTACTCTTATGGTAGCTGGAAATATACCGGGAAGAACTCAGACGATTCCTCTGGCCATTTATTTTGCAGCTGAAAGCGGAGAAATGGATAAGGCCCTTATGTGGGTTATATTGATTGTAATAATCTCAACTGTAGTGATTTTCCTTATGAACTATTGGAATGAACATGAAAAAAGAAATGTTTATGGGGTTAGGAGGGAATGA
- a CDS encoding sulfate/molybdate ABC transporter ATP-binding protein has protein sequence MGLYVDIEKNFSGFNLNVKFHTRDNIIGLLGASGSGKSMTLRCIAGLETPHKGKIMLDEKVLYDGEKKINVKSGRRRSGFLFQNYALFPNMTVGQNIGFGLSRMSADEKSKIINEKINMMDLKGLENRFPSQLSGGQQQRVAIARAMAIDPEILLLDEPFSALDSHLRNKMEEKLKEVLSTYKGTTVFVSHNRDEIYRICKNIVIMDNGAVEIFGDRNYIFENPGTVAAARLTGCKNISRIQVLDENTLEALDWGCTLKVNKKIEKSQCYVGIRAHYISLGESGQKDNIVKCKVNHINESPFTVEVCLDSVEEKSYNITKNLHWEITREMWHKLKNLEQPWNICIGRDKIFLIKK, from the coding sequence ATGGGATTATACGTTGATATTGAAAAAAATTTTTCTGGATTTAATTTAAATGTTAAATTTCATACTAGAGACAATATTATAGGACTTCTTGGAGCTTCAGGTTCCGGTAAAAGTATGACTTTAAGGTGTATTGCAGGTCTTGAAACACCACATAAGGGAAAGATAATGTTGGATGAAAAAGTTTTATATGATGGAGAAAAAAAGATAAATGTTAAAAGCGGCAGGAGAAGGAGTGGATTTTTATTTCAAAATTATGCATTGTTTCCCAATATGACAGTAGGCCAGAATATAGGCTTTGGATTAAGCCGTATGTCAGCCGATGAGAAAAGTAAAATAATAAATGAAAAAATAAATATGATGGATCTTAAAGGACTGGAAAATAGATTTCCCAGTCAGCTTTCAGGGGGACAACAGCAGAGGGTGGCCATTGCAAGAGCTATGGCCATAGATCCTGAAATACTGCTTTTAGATGAGCCATTTTCTGCTCTGGACAGCCATCTGAGAAATAAAATGGAAGAAAAGCTTAAAGAAGTACTTTCAACCTACAAGGGTACTACAGTCTTTGTGTCCCATAATAGAGACGAAATATATCGTATTTGCAAAAATATTGTGATAATGGATAATGGAGCAGTAGAGATTTTTGGAGATAGAAATTATATATTTGAAAATCCCGGTACTGTAGCAGCAGCAAGACTTACAGGGTGTAAAAATATATCCAGAATTCAAGTATTGGATGAAAATACTTTAGAGGCTCTGGACTGGGGATGTACCCTTAAAGTTAATAAAAAAATTGAAAAATCTCAATGCTATGTGGGAATAAGAGCCCATTACATAAGTCTTGGAGAATCGGGACAAAAAGATAATATTGTTAAATGCAAGGTAAATCATATAAATGAAAGTCCTTTTACGGTGGAAGTGTGCCTGGATAGTGTAGAGGAAAAATCCTATAATATAACTAAGAATTTACACTGGGAGATTACAAGGGAAATGTGGCATAAATTAAAAAATTTAGAGCAGCCTTGGAATATATGTATAGGCAGAGATAAAATTTTTTTAATTAAAAAATGA